In Amycolatopsis coloradensis, one genomic interval encodes:
- a CDS encoding acyl-CoA dehydrogenase, protein MDLETEFGDPYLPGNPLGHNAIIEADERGEVFEAGEELLDCLSLNAEFVPPRLGGRLGTADEFIRRLRPVFRRDAALGIGYGVPTLLASLNVWLATDNAQQQNALAERILGGSKVCLAHGSPGMYPDPAALELTARERGDRYVLDGHAGLVFNSDRADSAVVIARTAYTQNQRSRSLLLVDLTALPDESRRRSPRVRTLGLRDCHLGGLEFSMCPVPRDSLIGWSGTGASLSCRASEIGGCLTTGLSLGMLDASLFTVLRFALHRRLYGRAVSDMPHAKATIAGAFADLLVADCLVTTAARALHLLPGHSRAYAAATRYLVPLLIENAMNELSVVLGARYYLREGEHAIFGKHFRDLPSLSLVYPDHTPYEITIAAHLPAFAHAQRHPSSSTESMSIFTPDTTLPPLEHNPHPTRAQGDPLLACLEPWLDELRGETRTTTDLSTIATLLLTELDHLATHVSRAHVWQLDPANHTDGGTLSERYAILLAATACLGIWRHNRDRRVLAGSAWIRVALRRLLSRLMPGTPPGASELDDELFSELLTRAAEETSFCLDEDPVRRTLPR, encoded by the coding sequence GTGGATCTCGAGACCGAGTTCGGAGATCCGTATCTGCCCGGAAACCCGCTCGGACACAATGCCATCATCGAAGCGGACGAACGAGGCGAGGTCTTCGAAGCCGGCGAGGAACTCCTCGATTGCTTGTCCCTCAATGCCGAGTTCGTGCCACCGCGGCTGGGTGGCAGGCTGGGCACCGCGGACGAGTTCATCAGACGTTTGCGACCGGTGTTCCGGCGCGACGCCGCCCTGGGCATCGGCTACGGGGTGCCGACACTGCTGGCGTCTCTCAACGTATGGCTCGCGACGGACAACGCCCAGCAGCAGAATGCCCTTGCCGAGAGGATCTTGGGCGGGAGCAAGGTCTGCCTGGCCCATGGGTCACCGGGAATGTACCCGGACCCGGCCGCGCTAGAGCTCACGGCTCGTGAGCGAGGCGACCGGTACGTCCTCGACGGACACGCCGGTCTCGTCTTCAATTCCGACCGTGCCGACAGCGCTGTCGTCATCGCGCGAACGGCCTACACCCAGAATCAGCGCTCGAGGTCGCTCCTGCTCGTCGACTTGACGGCACTGCCCGACGAGAGCCGACGGAGATCACCCAGGGTCCGCACCCTCGGGCTGCGAGATTGTCATCTCGGTGGACTGGAGTTCAGCATGTGCCCCGTCCCGCGGGACAGCCTCATCGGCTGGTCTGGCACCGGCGCCAGTCTCTCGTGTCGCGCTTCCGAGATCGGCGGCTGCCTGACCACGGGACTGTCTCTTGGCATGCTCGACGCCAGTCTTTTCACCGTGTTGCGTTTCGCGCTTCACCGCCGGCTCTACGGCCGGGCCGTCAGCGACATGCCCCATGCCAAAGCGACCATCGCCGGCGCGTTCGCCGATTTGCTGGTCGCCGATTGCCTCGTCACTACGGCGGCCCGGGCCCTGCATCTACTACCGGGCCATTCCCGGGCCTACGCGGCGGCTACTCGGTATCTGGTTCCGCTATTGATCGAAAACGCGATGAACGAGCTGTCAGTGGTCCTCGGCGCGAGGTATTACCTTCGCGAGGGGGAACATGCGATCTTCGGCAAACATTTCCGTGATCTTCCATCCCTGAGCTTGGTCTACCCGGACCACACGCCCTATGAGATCACCATCGCGGCGCACCTGCCCGCCTTTGCCCACGCGCAGCGCCATCCCTCGAGTTCGACCGAATCGATGTCCATCTTCACTCCGGACACGACGCTGCCCCCGCTCGAGCACAACCCGCATCCGACGCGCGCGCAGGGCGATCCCCTGCTCGCCTGCCTTGAGCCCTGGCTGGACGAGTTGCGCGGTGAGACGAGGACGACCACGGACCTCTCGACCATCGCCACCCTCCTGCTCACCGAGTTGGACCACCTCGCGACCCACGTCAGCAGAGCACACGTTTGGCAGCTGGACCCGGCGAACCATACGGACGGCGGGACTCTGTCGGAACGCTATGCGATCTTGCTGGCAGCGACCGCATGCCTGGGCATCTGGCGGCACAACAGAGATCGGCGTGTACTGGCCGGCTCGGCTTGGATCCGGGTCGCTCTGCGACGGCTGCTCAGTCGGCTCATGCCCGGAACCCCACCCGGCGCGAGTGAACTGGACGACGAGCTGTTCAGCGAGCTGCTCACCCGCGCGGCCGAAGAGACCAGCTTCTGCCTCGACGAAGACCCCGTCCGCCGAACGCTGCCTCGTTGA
- a CDS encoding fatty acyl-AMP ligase: MFRNRVAENADKRALVFLRESGTGMTEESVTYRDLDSRARRVAIWLRENTEPGERAILLFPPGPEFVVGFLGCLYAGVIAVPAPLTASGGNGAARSRALAHDAQASVILTESSHAATIRDWLDHHVLPRRMRHAATDLLPAASPRAWFPVKLSWQTTAFLQYTSGSTDRPKGVVVTQGNLMSNQHLIRQALGTGRDISLVGWLPHFHDMGLIGQLLHPLYLGGTTHFMSPMTFLMRPHRWLWAVSRYRATVSVAPDFAFRLATDRVTDEQLAELDLSSLRVLCNGSEPVRHDSLKAFIERFRPAGLDERAILPCYGLAESTLFVTGTKSRGMVTRAVDAQALERNELKDADSAANSSVLVSCGTPSGVTVRIVDPLTRRPLPDGQVGEIWVRGGSVAAGYWNQPMESVQTFRATAADGDYPFLRTGDLGVLDGGELYVTGRLKELLIVNGRNLYPWDIERTAHLAHPALGRGRAAAFAIGERWDQVVLVHEVSAARLREASADELAALVRRKVRADLDVQLAHVVIVRSGAIAKTTSGKVQRRLMREKFLSGQLKPHQTSSTTVTFADSKVGR; encoded by the coding sequence TTGTTCCGCAACCGAGTTGCCGAAAACGCCGACAAGCGTGCGCTCGTCTTTCTCCGTGAGTCAGGGACCGGCATGACCGAAGAGAGCGTGACATATCGCGATCTCGATTCGAGGGCCAGGCGTGTCGCGATCTGGCTGCGGGAGAACACCGAGCCGGGTGAGCGAGCGATCCTGCTGTTCCCGCCTGGGCCAGAGTTCGTTGTCGGCTTTCTGGGATGCCTCTACGCCGGCGTCATCGCGGTACCCGCGCCGCTTACCGCATCAGGCGGGAATGGCGCTGCTCGTTCCCGGGCCCTCGCGCACGATGCTCAAGCGAGCGTGATTCTCACCGAAAGCAGCCACGCGGCGACCATTCGCGACTGGCTTGATCACCACGTCCTGCCCCGCCGGATGCGTCACGCCGCGACGGACTTGCTTCCCGCGGCCTCGCCGCGCGCCTGGTTCCCCGTCAAACTGAGCTGGCAGACGACCGCCTTCCTCCAGTACACGTCGGGCTCGACCGATCGGCCCAAGGGAGTCGTGGTCACTCAGGGGAACCTGATGAGCAACCAGCACCTCATCCGGCAGGCACTGGGCACGGGCCGGGATATCTCGCTGGTGGGCTGGCTTCCGCACTTCCACGACATGGGTTTGATCGGGCAGCTGCTGCATCCGCTCTACTTGGGTGGAACTACGCACTTCATGTCCCCGATGACGTTCCTGATGCGCCCACACCGGTGGTTGTGGGCGGTCAGCCGCTACCGCGCCACCGTGAGTGTCGCACCGGACTTCGCCTTCAGGCTGGCTACGGACAGGGTCACCGACGAACAACTCGCCGAACTGGATCTGTCTTCACTGCGTGTGCTCTGCAACGGGTCCGAGCCCGTGCGGCACGACTCACTGAAGGCCTTCATCGAGCGGTTCCGGCCCGCCGGACTGGATGAACGCGCGATCCTTCCGTGCTACGGGCTCGCCGAGTCGACTCTCTTCGTCACAGGTACCAAGAGCCGGGGAATGGTGACCCGCGCGGTGGACGCCCAGGCGCTGGAACGAAACGAACTGAAGGACGCGGATTCGGCGGCGAACAGCAGTGTTCTGGTGAGCTGCGGAACGCCATCGGGGGTCACGGTCCGAATCGTCGACCCGCTGACGCGGAGGCCCTTACCGGACGGCCAAGTGGGTGAGATCTGGGTGCGCGGCGGCAGTGTGGCGGCGGGATACTGGAACCAGCCGATGGAGAGTGTGCAGACGTTCCGTGCGACGGCCGCCGACGGTGACTATCCCTTCCTCCGTACCGGAGACCTCGGCGTGCTGGACGGCGGCGAACTCTATGTGACCGGCAGGCTCAAGGAGCTGCTGATCGTCAACGGCCGCAACCTCTACCCGTGGGACATCGAGCGAACAGCCCACCTGGCCCATCCCGCGCTGGGCAGGGGAAGGGCTGCCGCCTTCGCCATCGGCGAGCGCTGGGACCAAGTGGTTCTCGTGCACGAAGTGAGCGCGGCGCGGTTGCGGGAGGCCAGTGCCGACGAACTCGCCGCGCTGGTGCGGCGCAAGGTACGAGCCGACCTGGACGTCCAGTTGGCCCACGTGGTCATAGTGCGCTCCGGAGCGATCGCGAAGACGACCAGTGGCAAGGTGCAACGACGGCTGATGCGGGAGAAGTTCCTCTCCGGGCAGCTGAAGCCCCATCAGACGTCCTCGACCACCGTGACCTTCGCCGACTCGAAGGTGGGTCGATGA
- a CDS encoding polysaccharide deacetylase family protein: MTLLVLSTTLVVTSPAASSGTTHLYPAAPSAEPGRRTLVLYDADGEYGWLGESYAVMAGNLLSHGGAWVMRPVQRHFRNELQDYTAVVYIGTSDHRPLPSAFLDAVLKTRTPVLWIGGNIGQLYSRDRDFSRKFGWRPAGVDTSATARVIYRGASFDRDRAAASSGIMRSEINDPAHAAPVGEAVRPNGSRFPWGVRSRHLTYLGEVPFSFTGLNDRYLAAADLLSRHAGPSKAEGKKALIRIEDVGPDADPAQLRAIADYLHARRVPFSVAVYPRYRDPRGRYNNGEPVDKTLADTPAVVAALRYMTARRGTLVMHGYTHQYGEGSNPYSGVSGEDYEFYRVRLGDDGGLRYQGPVAADSRAWARQRIASAAREFRRAGLAVPTIFEFPHYVGSAIDYTVVNELFPARYDQGFHAAGWCPNGACGSGKPEYSRATSQRFPFLVRDIYGSVVIPESLDHVSPASSGESRRLPEDILATAKRIAAVRGGVASFFYHPYLGTSYLKQVVTGIQDLGFAFTDAAEIQCG, from the coding sequence ATGACCCTTCTGGTGCTGAGCACCACGCTGGTGGTCACCTCCCCCGCCGCGAGTTCCGGGACCACCCACCTGTACCCGGCCGCTCCCAGCGCGGAGCCGGGCCGGCGGACGCTCGTGCTTTACGACGCCGACGGTGAATACGGTTGGCTCGGGGAGTCGTACGCGGTCATGGCGGGCAATCTCCTGTCCCATGGCGGCGCCTGGGTCATGCGCCCGGTCCAGCGGCATTTTCGGAACGAGTTGCAGGACTACACCGCCGTGGTCTATATCGGCACCAGTGACCACAGACCACTACCCAGTGCGTTCCTCGACGCCGTGTTGAAGACGCGTACGCCGGTGCTGTGGATCGGCGGCAACATCGGTCAGCTTTACAGCAGGGACCGTGACTTCTCGAGAAAATTCGGCTGGCGGCCGGCCGGGGTCGATACGAGCGCGACAGCCCGGGTAATCTACCGCGGCGCATCGTTCGACCGTGATCGTGCCGCGGCTTCGAGCGGCATCATGCGCTCCGAGATCAACGACCCCGCCCACGCGGCCCCCGTAGGCGAGGCGGTTCGCCCGAATGGCAGCCGATTCCCCTGGGGAGTGCGCTCCCGGCATTTGACATACCTGGGTGAAGTGCCGTTCTCGTTCACCGGCCTCAACGATCGTTACCTCGCGGCCGCCGATCTACTGTCCCGCCACGCGGGCCCTTCCAAGGCGGAGGGCAAAAAGGCCCTGATACGGATCGAGGATGTCGGCCCGGACGCCGATCCCGCGCAACTGCGGGCGATCGCGGACTACCTCCACGCGCGTCGAGTCCCCTTCTCGGTGGCGGTCTACCCCCGCTACCGAGATCCACGAGGTCGTTACAACAATGGCGAACCGGTGGACAAGACCTTGGCGGACACGCCCGCGGTCGTCGCCGCCCTGCGTTACATGACCGCCCGACGGGGAACGTTGGTGATGCACGGTTACACACATCAGTACGGAGAGGGCTCGAATCCCTACAGCGGGGTGAGTGGCGAGGATTACGAATTCTATCGAGTGCGGCTCGGCGACGACGGCGGCCTGCGCTACCAGGGCCCGGTCGCCGCCGATTCCCGGGCCTGGGCACGGCAACGGATCGCCAGCGCGGCACGAGAATTCCGCCGAGCCGGGCTGGCCGTGCCGACCATCTTCGAGTTCCCTCACTATGTCGGCTCGGCGATCGACTACACCGTGGTGAACGAGCTCTTCCCGGCCCGATACGACCAGGGATTCCATGCCGCGGGCTGGTGCCCGAACGGCGCGTGTGGTTCGGGAAAGCCGGAGTACTCCCGGGCCACGAGTCAGCGTTTTCCGTTCCTGGTGCGAGACATCTACGGTTCGGTTGTAATACCCGAGTCACTCGACCACGTATCTCCGGCGAGTTCTGGCGAGTCCCGCCGGCTCCCAGAAGACATTCTGGCCACCGCCAAGCGGATCGCGGCGGTCCGTGGCGGTGTGGCGAGCTTCTTCTACCACCCGTATCTGGGAACCAGCTACCTCAAGCAGGTGGTGACCGGAATCCAAGACCTGGGTTTCGCGTTCACCGACGCGGCGGAAATCCAATGTGGCTGA
- a CDS encoding DUF2334 domain-containing protein: MSTLTPSLRRRSRSWPAWLRLACAFVLAGSVPVAVSVVDAGSRITPAETSSVPGKPGDPAPGALPGWRTLVLYEPGTDGSSGEVHGVQAANLVSHGGSFELRQADRYRPGDASQFSSIVYIGHRGTAPVSDGLLADLATAGKPVLWVGHGIESLFTWDPAYQHKTGWRPAGRDEQAIAAIDYKGVQLGRDDQADPPTRVELMDTVKAQVLAEVVHDDGNRTPWAVRSGDLTYISEIPFTYVGRADRYLAAADLLRPPRSPARAPRALVRLEDVGPATDPGVLRTVADHLAQRGIPFTVAVYPRHRDPRGVTNNGVPLDIRLTDRPDLVDALRYLISRGGALVSHGYTHQYGDEPNPHNGVSAADYEFYRARLGAGNATELVGPAAGDSFVWARDRIDQALSELAGAGLPRPAMFEFPHYTASAVDYQAATQAFGMRYDRGTYFRGWCEPACGQAGAVDPAGVYLQTFPYVVRDIYGAVVVPENLGYLPVWPDISERDRAIAAVVAEARALRVVDDGVASFFYHPSLGAEALMKVIDGIQAAGYRFVPAAEIGRG, translated from the coding sequence ATGAGCACGCTCACCCCTTCCCTGCGTCGGCGATCCCGTTCATGGCCCGCGTGGCTCCGGCTGGCATGCGCCTTCGTGCTTGCCGGTTCTGTCCCCGTCGCCGTGTCCGTCGTGGACGCCGGATCGCGGATCACGCCGGCGGAAACATCCTCCGTTCCCGGCAAACCGGGGGATCCGGCCCCGGGCGCCCTGCCGGGCTGGCGCACGCTGGTGCTCTACGAACCAGGTACGGATGGCTCCAGTGGTGAGGTCCACGGAGTGCAAGCGGCGAACCTCGTCTCCCATGGCGGCTCGTTCGAGCTGCGTCAGGCCGACAGGTACCGGCCGGGCGATGCTTCCCAGTTCTCATCGATCGTGTACATCGGTCATCGCGGCACCGCTCCTGTTTCCGATGGCTTGCTCGCCGATCTGGCCACCGCGGGCAAACCCGTCCTGTGGGTCGGGCACGGGATCGAGAGCTTGTTCACCTGGGATCCGGCCTACCAGCACAAGACCGGGTGGCGGCCTGCCGGCCGTGACGAGCAGGCCATCGCCGCTATCGACTACAAGGGGGTCCAGCTCGGGCGTGACGACCAAGCTGATCCGCCGACACGGGTAGAGCTCATGGACACGGTCAAAGCCCAGGTACTCGCCGAGGTCGTTCACGACGACGGCAACCGGACTCCCTGGGCGGTGCGCTCGGGCGATTTGACCTACATCTCGGAAATCCCGTTCACCTATGTCGGGCGAGCCGATCGGTATCTCGCCGCCGCGGACCTCCTGCGCCCTCCAAGGTCTCCGGCGCGGGCTCCGCGAGCTCTCGTCCGCTTGGAAGACGTCGGCCCGGCAACCGATCCCGGCGTCCTGAGGACGGTCGCAGATCACCTCGCACAACGCGGGATCCCCTTCACGGTCGCTGTATATCCCCGTCATCGGGACCCGCGAGGGGTAACGAACAATGGCGTTCCACTGGACATCCGGCTGACCGACCGGCCGGATCTGGTCGACGCGTTGCGCTATCTGATCAGCCGTGGCGGCGCGCTCGTGTCGCACGGCTACACGCATCAGTACGGCGACGAACCCAATCCGCACAACGGTGTCAGCGCGGCCGACTACGAGTTCTATCGCGCACGCCTTGGTGCCGGCAACGCGACCGAACTGGTCGGTCCGGCAGCGGGCGACTCTTTCGTGTGGGCACGGGACCGGATCGACCAAGCCCTCTCCGAACTCGCCGGCGCCGGGCTACCCCGGCCGGCGATGTTCGAGTTCCCGCACTACACCGCGTCCGCGGTGGACTATCAAGCCGCGACACAGGCGTTCGGTATGCGGTACGACCGGGGAACCTACTTCCGGGGATGGTGTGAACCTGCCTGTGGCCAGGCCGGCGCGGTCGATCCGGCGGGGGTCTACCTGCAGACTTTCCCCTACGTCGTCCGCGACATCTACGGTGCCGTGGTCGTTCCCGAAAACCTCGGCTATCTCCCGGTATGGCCGGACATTTCAGAACGCGACCGCGCGATAGCCGCGGTGGTCGCCGAGGCTCGGGCCCTCCGCGTCGTCGACGATGGAGTCGCCAGTTTCTTCTACCATCCCTCTCTCGGTGCCGAAGCGCTCATGAAGGTCATCGACGGCATTCAGGCTGCCGGCTACCGGTTCGTGCCTGCCGCGGAGATCGGGCGCGGTTGA
- a CDS encoding acyl carrier protein produces the protein MPANEIARWLIQKVASYLAMEPDRIDITRPLAEYGLTSVYALTLCGEIEDHFGVPVEPTLAWDYPTVTAMSEYLRTQLAAPR, from the coding sequence ATGCCCGCAAACGAAATAGCCAGGTGGCTCATCCAGAAGGTCGCGAGCTATCTCGCGATGGAGCCGGACCGTATCGACATAACCCGTCCGCTCGCCGAGTACGGACTCACTTCCGTCTACGCGCTCACCTTGTGCGGAGAAATCGAAGACCACTTCGGCGTACCGGTCGAACCGACACTGGCGTGGGACTACCCGACCGTGACCGCGATGTCCGAGTACCTGCGCACTCAGCTGGCGGCGCCGCGATGA
- a CDS encoding lamin tail domain-containing protein produces the protein MKRTFCVIAAAVATVFGLGAANAAVAEEQVPVVPRSVHISELATQGVGPDATFKEYIELSNRANYTVTIGGAKLLANYSNFEFEIARIPTGTRLAPGQTYLLASQRLAGSVQPDQVFTTTNDIPNAVGISLQTAMGRQLDVVGTTYRTTYYAGVPASPLSPQDAAQKKSLHRVNFVGNNQVDFQKLPASPGRPG, from the coding sequence ATGAAGCGCACGTTTTGCGTGATCGCAGCGGCGGTCGCGACGGTGTTCGGCCTCGGCGCCGCCAATGCGGCCGTTGCCGAAGAGCAGGTTCCTGTTGTGCCGCGCAGCGTTCACATCAGCGAGCTTGCCACCCAGGGTGTCGGCCCGGACGCGACGTTCAAGGAATACATCGAACTGTCCAACCGCGCCAACTACACCGTGACCATCGGTGGTGCCAAGCTGCTGGCCAACTACAGCAACTTCGAGTTCGAGATCGCCCGGATCCCGACCGGTACCCGGCTGGCGCCGGGACAGACCTACCTGCTGGCGAGCCAGCGGCTCGCGGGGTCGGTACAGCCGGACCAGGTCTTCACGACCACCAACGACATCCCCAACGCGGTGGGGATCTCCCTGCAGACCGCCATGGGCCGTCAGCTGGACGTCGTGGGCACCACGTACAGGACGACGTACTACGCGGGTGTCCCCGCTTCGCCGCTCAGCCCGCAGGACGCGGCACAGAAGAAGTCACTCCACCGAGTGAACTTCGTCGGTAACAACCAGGTCGACTTCCAGAAGCTCCCGGCCAGCCCGGGCCGTCCTGGCTGA
- a CDS encoding helix-turn-helix transcriptional regulator, whose amino-acid sequence MYDREPPESIAELIKWIRERRGFSQRELAESLASASGRDTVTRADISRWERGKRIPTSHWLHWLSRVLEVPLPTLQYAASLARRERLLAQMLQPQPWTLLPFELDRRSAESNDRQDYQEPL is encoded by the coding sequence GTGTACGACCGGGAACCACCTGAATCGATTGCGGAGCTGATCAAATGGATCAGGGAAAGGCGTGGTTTCAGCCAGCGTGAACTCGCCGAGTCACTTGCCTCGGCGTCTGGTCGTGACACCGTGACCCGTGCGGACATATCCCGATGGGAGCGAGGGAAACGCATCCCCACCAGCCATTGGCTGCACTGGCTGAGCCGCGTTCTCGAGGTACCGTTGCCCACTCTGCAGTACGCGGCATCTCTCGCCAGGCGCGAACGCCTGCTGGCGCAGATGCTGCAGCCACAGCCGTGGACCCTGCTGCCATTCGAGCTCGATCGGCGGAGCGCGGAATCGAACGACCGACAAGATTATCAGGAGCCATTATGA
- a CDS encoding acyl-CoA dehydrogenase family protein has product MKYRPWEPIQRLEPVLGNPEDQGQEFGYAQLAALDHAGEFPHGVCRYLDELGLGRYYVPAHHGGLLTSYETTAHLVRMLARRDMGVAVAHAKTYLGAVCVWIAGNRSQSTSLGRMITAGVPVSWGLTERDHGSDLAGGELVAEKSGSSYRLRGEKWPINNATRCGVMCVLARTDSLGGPRGFSLFLVDKSTLPGSYRCLPKVRTLGNRCADVSGIVFCDAEVPADALIGTEGSGLENVLKGLQVTRTLCSALSLGSSDHALRIAIDFLENSSRDGRPVIDLRRARRTIALAYADHLLAEALSVVAVRSVHALTSELAVIAAVTKYLVPTRTEAAIARLRHFMGPAALHQDNQRRGSLGKVERDHRVVSLFDGNTVVNLHSLISMFPLLSRARDKRLAPDHEGLAACCELSRPTPPAKLDRLALIPRNGASFLLAAESSISKVAALANDNPLLIPLATTAKRLGEALDELWMDISEEPLSGTDISNRLFAVAKRSALFFAGAVAIELWLRNHREVPVRRPTGRPRQAEDLLWRNGVWLHAVLYRILATTGDRHGAVATPPFDVLFDVLADQVKDERLPSLFGFQLAEATTAGTPNSYGKLS; this is encoded by the coding sequence ATGAAATACCGGCCTTGGGAGCCCATACAGCGTTTGGAGCCGGTCCTCGGAAACCCTGAGGACCAGGGTCAGGAATTCGGCTATGCCCAGCTTGCCGCGCTTGACCACGCCGGCGAATTCCCGCATGGTGTCTGCCGGTACTTGGACGAACTCGGTCTGGGCCGGTACTACGTTCCCGCGCACCACGGCGGCCTGCTCACCAGCTATGAAACCACCGCGCATTTGGTGCGGATGCTGGCGAGGCGGGACATGGGAGTCGCCGTCGCGCACGCCAAGACCTACCTCGGTGCCGTTTGCGTCTGGATTGCCGGGAACCGATCCCAATCGACTTCCCTCGGCCGCATGATCACCGCCGGCGTCCCGGTGTCCTGGGGCCTCACCGAGCGGGATCACGGGAGCGACCTGGCCGGCGGCGAACTGGTCGCGGAGAAGTCGGGTTCCTCATACCGGTTGCGGGGTGAGAAGTGGCCGATCAACAACGCGACCAGGTGTGGCGTGATGTGCGTACTGGCGCGGACCGATTCTCTGGGTGGGCCGCGAGGGTTCAGCCTCTTCCTCGTCGACAAATCCACGCTGCCCGGCAGCTACCGATGTCTGCCGAAAGTTCGCACGCTGGGCAATCGGTGCGCTGATGTCAGTGGAATCGTGTTCTGTGACGCCGAGGTTCCGGCGGATGCGCTGATCGGCACCGAGGGTTCGGGGCTGGAGAACGTCCTCAAGGGGCTACAGGTCACCCGGACGTTGTGTTCCGCACTGTCCCTCGGCAGCAGCGATCACGCGCTCCGGATCGCCATCGACTTCTTGGAGAACAGTAGCCGGGATGGCCGCCCCGTCATCGATCTCCGGCGAGCGAGGAGGACCATAGCACTCGCGTACGCGGATCATCTGCTGGCGGAAGCGCTTTCCGTGGTGGCCGTTCGCTCCGTCCACGCGCTCACCTCCGAACTCGCTGTGATCGCCGCCGTCACGAAGTACCTCGTCCCCACCCGCACGGAGGCGGCGATCGCGCGCCTGCGGCACTTCATGGGACCGGCCGCGCTTCACCAGGACAACCAGCGCCGGGGCAGCCTCGGCAAGGTCGAACGCGACCATCGCGTCGTCTCACTCTTCGACGGCAACACCGTGGTCAACCTGCATTCGCTGATCAGCATGTTCCCACTCCTTTCCCGGGCGCGCGACAAACGGCTCGCTCCGGATCACGAAGGGCTCGCGGCATGCTGCGAGCTGTCCCGGCCGACACCACCAGCCAAACTCGACAGGCTGGCTCTGATACCGCGAAACGGAGCGAGCTTTCTGCTCGCCGCGGAATCGTCGATTTCGAAGGTCGCCGCGCTCGCGAACGACAACCCACTGCTCATACCACTCGCCACAACGGCAAAACGGCTCGGCGAGGCACTGGACGAACTGTGGATGGACATCTCCGAGGAACCTTTGTCCGGAACGGACATCTCGAACCGCCTCTTCGCTGTCGCCAAGCGTTCCGCCCTCTTTTTCGCCGGCGCGGTAGCGATCGAACTGTGGTTGCGAAACCATCGAGAAGTACCGGTACGGCGCCCCACGGGACGTCCGAGGCAGGCCGAAGATCTGCTGTGGCGCAACGGTGTCTGGCTTCATGCCGTGCTATACCGGATCCTGGCCACGACCGGCGACCGGCACGGCGCCGTCGCCACCCCGCCGTTCGACGTGCTCTTCGACGTCTTGGCCGACCAGGTGAAGGACGAGCGACTTCCGTCGCTCTTCGGTTTTCAGCTCGCCGAGGCGACGACCGCGGGGACCCCGAACAGTTACGGCAAGCTGTCATGA